The Paenibacillus mucilaginosus 3016 genome includes the window CGGAACGTGCAGCGGCCCTGGTGACAAGCAGCAGCACCCTGAAAGCCGAGCTGTATCTGCTGCTTTTCGCCGCCATCCTCATCGCGCTGCTCGTGATTCTGCTTCTGTCCCGCTCCATCGTGCATACGCTGGAGCTTGTTACCGGCACGATTCGCAGCATTGCCGCCGGAGAGGAGAACCTGACCACCCGCATTGATGTCCGCAGCCACGACGAGATTCACGATCTGGCGGAGGCCACGAATGCGCTGCTTGCCCGGGTAGAGGAAGAGAACTGGCTCAAAACCTGCTTCGTCGATGTCGCCACGCTCTATCAGGGCAGCACGGACATCAAGGATTTTGCACAGACGATTCTGAATTGGCTCGGCAGATATATGGACGCTGCCTATGGTGCGGTCTATATCCGGGACGAGGAAAGCGGGCCGCTCAAATTCGTCCGCACGGCCGCCTATGCCGAGCTCGGGGAGGCGCGGATGCAGACCTCGTTCCGTCTCGGCGAGGGCCTTGCCGGCCAGGCGGCAGCTGAGCAGCGCATGATGGTATTCGACCCTCTGCCCGACGGGTATGTGCGCGCCGGCTCCGGACTCGGCGAAGCCCAGCCCCGCTCGCTGATCCTCTTTCCGGTTTCTTTCGAAGGAGACACCATTGCGGTCATCGAGCTTGCTTCCTTCGCTCCTTTCCGGGAGCGGCATAAGGAGCTGCTGCGCAGGGTCTGCGAGACCCTCGGCATTGCGCTTCACAGCGTGCAGGGGCGGATGGAGGTGGAGAGGCTCTACCAGGAGAGCCAGGTGCTTACCGAGGAGCTCCAGACGCAGACGGAGGAGCTTCAGGCGCAGTCGGAAGAGCTTCATTCCCAGCATGAGGAGCTGATCTACTCGAACGACGCCCTTCGGCAGTCCGAAGAGCGGCTGCATTGGCAGAAGCTCACGCTGGAGAAGCAGGCCGAGGAGCTCGCCGCGATTTCCAAGTACAAATCGGAATTTCTCGCGAATATGTCGCACGAGCTCCGTACGCCGCTGAATTCCATGCTGATCCTCTCCCAGCTGCTTGCGGAGAACAGGGATGGCAATCTGACGGAGAAACAAACGGAATTCGCCCTGACCATCCACGCCTCGGGCAGCGACCTGCTCCGCCTCATCGACGAGATTCTCGACCTCTCGAAGGTCGAAGCAGGCCGAATGAAGATTGAACCCGAGACCTTCTCCCTGCGCCCGTGGATTACATGGGTGGAGCGGAGCTTTGAGCCCTTGGCAGACAAAAAGGGGCTTCTCTTTCATATCGCCATCCATCCGGAGGTACCGGAACAAATCTATACGGACAGCCACCGGCTTCAGCAGATCCTTCGCAACTTCTTATCCAATGCTTTCAAGTTTACGTCCAAGGGCAGCGTCGCCCTGCGGATCGACCGCAATGAGACCGTGCTTCGAAGGAGCGACGGTACCTCCGTCCCTGCCGTCGCGTTCTCGGTTATTGATACGGGCATCGGTATTCCGAAGAATAAGCTGGAGCTCATCTTCGAAGCCTTCCAGCAGGTCGATGGCACCACCAGCCGCCGCTACGGCGGTACGGGCCTCGGGCTGACCATATCCCGCGAGCTGGCCCGACTGCTCGGCGGCACGATCCGGGTAGAGAGCTCCGAAGGTGCGGGCAGCCGCTTCACCCTGTACCTTCCGGAACGGCTGGAGGATTCTCCAAGTGACGCCGCGGATATGGTGCCCGTGGTGGAGGCGGCAGCCTCCTTGGAGGCCGGACCGCAGGAAACGCTCCGGAACGCTCCCAAACGGCTGCTGCTGGTGGAGCAGGATCCGGAGCGGCGCAGCAGCATCTCACGGCTGATCGGGCGCAGCGATGTCAGCGTTCAGGCGGCGGCCAGTGCGCAGGAAGCCCTGGACGTCTTCGAGTCGTCCTCATGGGACGGAATCCTGGTCCGCCTCGATCCAGTTGACCGGCAGCTGCCCCGGCTACTTGAGCGTCTTGAGGGCAGCGACAGCCCTTTTACGCCTCCGTACGTACTTTATACGGACCATCCCTTATCCTCCCGGGAAGAAGCGTGTCTGAAGCCGCATGCGGGCCGTGTGCTCAGGATTGAGGATAACCTGGAACAGCGCCTGCTGGCCGAGACCAGAGTGCTGCTCAGCCAGCCCAAGGAGGCTTCACGGGAAGGGAACGCGGCGGAGCAGCCCCCGCTGCAGGAGCTTCCTCAGGTTTCTTTTGCGGGGAGGCAGGTGCTGCTCGTGGAAGACGACATCCGCAATGTCTTCGCGCTCTCCAACATTCTGGAGAAATACGGAATCAACGTTCTGTTCGCGGATAACGGCAAGGAGGCGCTTGAACTGCTTGAAGGGCACCCGCGGATCGATCTGGTGCTCATGGATATCATGATGCCCGAGATGGATGGCTACCAGGCCATCCGGAGCATCCGGGCGCTTCCAAGATACCGGCAGCTGCCGATCATTGCCCTCTCGGCCAAAGCGATGAAGGAAGACCGCCAGCGCTGCATGGACGCCGGAGCCTCCGACTACCTCAGCAAACCGGTCGACGTGCGGAAGCTGGTCACGCTGCTTCAAACTTGGCTGAGGCCCCGTGCCTGAGTGTGTATCACCCTTACCCATCCTTTCTGCCCTCCGCTAACCAAGTCCCGGTTCTCCCAGAGCCGGTTTTTTTGTGTTCGTTGTTCCACTTGGTTGTAACCTATCCCACGCCCACGCTACTTTGCTTCCATGGATCTGCATTCCTCCTTTTCTATGTAACCGCCTTCCTTTTGTTTAGTAGACATAGGGCAAGGTTAATAGGAGGATAAGCCTGATATTCTGTTCGATGAAGGAGCTGACGTTATGCTTCGGGAGTGCTTTTATCATGTGTCCAACAGCAACTGGGCTTACGCCTATACCAAAGAGAAGATTCACCTTCGCTTCCGGACCAAGCGTGACGACGTGACTGAGATTGCAGCCGTGACTGGGGACAAATACGACTGGGACCGTACATACAAGGAATACCCGATGCTCCGTATTGCTTCCGACGCTTACTTTGACTATTGGGAGGCCACGGTGAAGCCCAAGTACAAACGGCTCACTTACGGATTCCGGATTACGGCAGGAACCGAAACCGTATGGATGGTCGAGACCGGCGTATACAATGAGCAGCCCTATCCTCCGGGTGGGTACTACGATTTTCCTTATATTCACGAGATTGACCTCTTCACCGCACCGGAATGGGCCAAGTCCGCCATCTTCTATCAGATCTTCCCGGACCGCTTCGCCAATGGAGACCTCGAGAACGACCCGGAAGGCACTGAACAGTGGGGCGATACTCCTACCACCGACAATTCCTTCGGCGGAGATCTCCAGGGTATTATCGATAAGCTTGACTACATCGTGAATCTTGGCGTCAATGCCATCTACCTGACTCCCGTGTTCGAATCCCCCTCCAACCACAAGTACGATACCCTGGATTACAAAAAAGTAGATCCGCAGTTCGGCGACAATGCCAAACTGAAGGAGTTGGTTGAGGCCTGTCATGATCGCGGGATTCGTGTCATGCTGGACGCCGTGTTCAACCACTGCAGCGAGCACTTTGCCTTGTTCCAGGATGTCGTCAAGAAGGGGGAGAAGTCCAAGTATGCCGACTGGTTCCATGTCCGCGAATTTCCGATTGAGGTGAAGGACGGGATCCCGACCTACGATACGTTCGGATTTTTCCAGCATATGCCGAAGTTCAACACTGCCAATCCGGAGGTCAAAGAATACCTGCTCGACGTAGCCGAGTATTGGATCAAGGAGATCAAGATCGACGGCTGGCGTCTGGATGTAGCCAACGAGATCGACCACCACTTCTGGCGCGATTTCCGCAAAATCGTTAAAGCGGCGAATCCGGAAGCTTATATTGTCGGCGAGGTATGGAACGATTCACTCAAGTGGCTGCTCGGCGACCAATTCGACTCGGTCATGAACTATCCGTTCTCCAACAAGGTACTGGAATTCTTCTCGAGCTCCTATATGGACGGCTATACGTTCGCCAACAGCATGGGCTTCCTGCTTATGCGGTATCCGCAGCAGACCAACGAGGTCGTCTTCAATCTGCTCTGCAGCCATGATACGCCGCGGGTGCTGACGTGTGTGGGAGAAGACAAACGCCGTCTCAAGCTCTGTGTCGTGTTCCTGCTGACCTACATCGGGACCCCTTGTATCTTCTACGGGGATGAGATCGGCCTTACGGGCGGCGGAGATCCGGACTGCCGCAAGTGTATGGTGTGGGAGCCGGAGCACCAGGATAATGAGCTATACGACTTTTACAAGCTCCTGATTGCCCTGCGCAAAGATTACGACGTCCTGCGCCAAGGCGGATTCCGCTTCTTGAAGGCCGATTCAGGCGACTCCCGGATCATCTACGAACGCATTGACGACAAAATGCACTTCACCGTCTGGATGAACAACACAGAGGAAGAAACCGTGCTGTCCCACCCGATGGAGACCGATGACTGGAAAGACGCCCTTTCGCAGGAAGATGTGGTACCGGAGAACGGCATGATGAATATCAAGCTCGATCCATTGGGATACCGGATTTTGTACCGCTGGCTCTGATGTTTCAAAGCGGAATCAGACAGGTAATGACATTGCAGGAAACAGCAATACGCCAAGGAAGGGATGGTGAATGCCATGGACAAAAGGCCGCGGATCAGTGTGGTCCATGATGCCAACGAAGCCCGCGATCAGGTCCGCCTCTGGGTGCTTCAGGGACACAACAAAGAAGAGATTTACGTGCTGGCTCATGATGATGCGAGGACAGATCTAGTCGCCGATTACTCGGATGCCGAGAAGATCGGCATGTCGGAGGAGGGAGTGTGGAACAGCATCGCCAACATGTTCCGTTCCCAAGGGGACGAACTTCGCGCGAAGCTTAAAGCGCTGCATGTTCCTGACGCTGAAGCCGAGCGGCTGGAGCAAGAACTGGACGATGGCAAAATCGTCCTGCTGGCCACCGGCGGCCGGTAATCCCGATACGGCTCCACCGGGAATGAAGATTTGCCGAACCACAGGCAAATCTTTTTGGTGTCGGAGACAGGCATCGGGGCTAATCAAGTAATGGGAAGAGTGGAGTGGTCCGATTGCCGCAAAGCCGTTTTTTTCGGATCAGTCTCGGGGTGATCCTGATTCTGATCATTCTGAATCTGTTCATCCGGGTCAGCTTTCTCTTCTCTCCACTGTACGCCATCGCCCGAACGATCCTGATCCCTTTCATTATCTCCGGCTTCTGCTACTATCTTCTGCGTCCGCTGGTCCATCTCCTGGAGTCCCGCGGAATCCGCAGACCGTCAGCCACCCTGGTCCTGTACATATTTCTGGCTGATGTAGCGGCTCTGCTGGTGGTGGGCCTCGGCCCCATGCTTCAGAGTCAGACGAGCCTCTTCGTCCAGAACATCCCTGAACTGCTCGAGGGACTCACGGCCCAGATGGAGAAAATGGAGAGAACCCGCTGGTTGTCCGGTTACTTTACCAGTGATTCATTGAACTTGTCCGCCAAGCTGTCGGAGTGGATCAGTACGACCATGAACGTCGCTACGGACTATCTCACCAATGCGCTTGGTGTCATGACCAGTACGCTGCTGATTATCACAGCGATTCCAATCATTCTGTATTATCTGCTCTCCGATGGTCCCAAAGCGATGGATGCCTTCCTCGAGCTCTTTCCGGAGAGGTACCAGCCGCCCGTCCGCGATATGCTGGATGATATGGATAAGGTCCTCAGTGAGTTTATGATTGGCCGGATCCTCGTCTGCATTGTAGTGGGAGCCATGCTCTACATCGGTTTTCTGATCATCTCTCTGCCCTATCCATTGCTGCTCGCCACCTTTGCGATGATTATGAACTTCATACCATTCATCGGGCCGCTGATCGGCCTTGTTCCCTGTCTCATGATCGCCTTTACAGAGTCATCCGGGATGGCGTTATGGGTGCTGCTGATCTTTATCATCGCCAAAATGGCGGATAACAGCCTGGTCTCTCCCCAAGTGTTCGGCAAGCGGATGGATCTTCACCCCCTCACGGTCGTCATCCTGCTGTTGGTTTCTGCAGAGACCGCCGGCATCTTTGGAATGCTGTTGTCCATACCGGTGTATATGGTCCTTAAGATCATCTGGCTTCGCTTCAAGCCAACCTTGCACGTATAAATATCAATCATCCCCAGGAGGAGATAACAATGACACTCATGAACAACCAGCCTCAGCAGGCCAACAAAAGGCTTAAAGATAGGGTAGCCCTGGTTACGGGGGGCGGCTCCGGAATCGGGCGCGCCGCGGCGATACGAATGGCCGAGCAGGGTGCCAAGGTCGTGATCCTTGGCAGGGATAAGGAAGAGCTTCTTGAGGTGGAAAAGCATATCAAGGATCAAGGCGGAGAAGCTTGCAGCCTGAAGGCGGATATCTCCATTCCGGAGCAGATGGAAAAAAGCTTGAAAGACGCTGCCGACAAGTGGGGGCGCCTGGATATCGTCTTTGCCAATGCGGGAATCAACGGGGTTCTGACCTCTATCGAAGCTATGGAGGTAAAAGAATGGCAGCAGGTGGTGGATATTAACCTGAAGGGGACGTTCCTTACGGTCAAATACGCCATCCCTTATCTCAAAGAGAATGGCGGCAGTATCATCATCACCAGCTCCATTAATGGAAACCGGGTCTTCTCCAACTTCGGGTTCAGTGCTTACAGCACCACCAAGGCCGGACAGGTCGCCTTCATGAAGATGGCCGCCTTGGAATTGGCCAAGTTCAAAATCCGCGTAAATGCCATTTGTCCCGGTGCCATCTCCACCAACATCGACGAGAACACCAAACGAAAGCCGGAAGTAGAAGAAATTCGGATTCCGATCGAATTTCCTGAAGGAGACCAGCCGTTGAAACAAGCCTCCGGTTCTTCTGAACAGGTAGCGGATCTCGTATTGTTCCTGGCCTCGAATGAATCTTCACATATCACCGGAACTGAAATTTATATTGATGGAGCCGAGTCTTTACTGCACGGGTAGTAACAGTACCTTCGCACTCCTCGTAAAAGATAAAAGAAAGAACCCTGGTAAGCGAAAAGCCTACGAGGGTTCTTCCTTTACTATGAAGCGGGTGATGGGAATCGAACCCACGCTACCAGCTTGGAAGGCTGGAGTTCTACCATTGAACTACACCCGCAAAGATGGTCGGGACGACACGATTTGAACATGCGACCCCCTGGTCCCAAACCAGGTGCTCTACCAAGCTGAGCTACGTCCCGAGAAAACATGAAATAATGGCGTTCCCTGAGAGATTCGAACTCCCGACCTTTTGATTCGTAGTCAAACGCTCTATCCAGCTGAGCTAAGGGAACATAATGGAGCGGAAGACGGGAATCGAACCCGCGACCCTCGCCTTGGCAAGGCGATGCTCTACCGCTGAGCCACTTCCGCAAAACTTATGGTGCGCGTAGAGGGACTTGAACCCCCACGGTCGCCCGCCAGATCCTAAGTCTGGTGCGTCTGCCAATTCCGCCATACGCGCAAGTACTCTAAAATGAAACTGCCTCTGACTTTAGAGTGTTGATGGTGAGCCATGTAGGACTCGAACCTACGACACCCTGATTAAAAGTCAGGTGCTCTACCGACTGAGCTAATGGCTCAAACTGAATGGCTGGGGATCTAGGATTCGAACCTAGGCATGACGGAGTCAAAGTCCGTTGCCTTACCGCTTGGCTAATCCCCAATAAAAAGTTGGCAGGGGCAGCAGGAATCGAACCCACACCAAAGGTTTTGGAGACCTTTGTTCTACCTTTAAACTATGCCCCTATATTGGTTGCGGGGGCAGGATTTGAACCTGCGGCCTTCGGGTTATGAGCCCGACGAGCTACCGGGCTGCTCCACCCCGCGATAGTTGGTGAACGCTGACGGGATCGAACCGCCGACCCTTACCCTGTCAAGGTAATGCTCTCCCAGCTGAGCTAAGCGTTCATCTATGGTGACCCGTAGGGGATTCGAACCCCTGTTACCTCCGTGAAAGGGAGGTGTCTTAACCCCTTGACCAACGGGCCTTGCTTGTAAATGGGCCCTAGTGGACTCGAACCACCGACCTCACCCTTATCAGGGGTGCGCTCTAACCAGCTGAGCTAAGGGCCCTCATAAATTCTCATTGATACCTTTTCCCCACTTAAGCGGGACCGCTTGGCGACGTTCTACTCTCCCAGGACCCTGCGGTCCAAGTACCATCGACGCTGGAAGGCTTAACGTTCGTGTTCGGGATGGGTACGCGTGGTTCCCTTCCGCCATCATCACCAAACGGTTGTTCAAGGCTTGCACCTTGAAAACTGGATACGAAACTGCTAGCTGAAGACCTAACATCTATATTACTGCCGCCGCTTCCTTGCGGAAGCTTGTGGATAAGCCCTCGACCGATTAGTATTCGTCAGCTCCACGCGTTGCCGCGCTTCCACCCCGAACCTATCAACCTCGTCGTCTACAAGGGGTCTTACATACTGGGAAATCTCATCTTGAGGGGGGCTTCACGCTTAGATGCTTTCAGCGCTTATCCCGTCCGTACTTGGCTATCCAGCCGTGCTCCTGGCGGAACAACTGGTACACCAGCGGTACGTCCATCCCGGTCCTCTCGTACTAAGGACAGCTCCTCTCAAATTTCCTGCGCCCGCGACAGATAGGGACCGAACTGTCTCACGACGTTCTGAACCCAGCTCGCGTACCGCTTTAATGGGCGAACAGCCCAACCCTTGGGACCTACTTCAGCCCCAGGATGCGATGAGCCGACATCGAGGTGCCAAACCTCCCCGTCGATGTGGACTCTTGGGGGAGATAAGCCTGTTATCCCCAGGGTAGCTTTTATCCGTTGAGCGATGGCCCTTCCATTCGGTACCACCGGATCACTAAGCCCGACTTTCGTCCC containing:
- a CDS encoding response regulator, which translates into the protein MPTFFRSSIRVKLAAGFIAVLICLGISTFVLIQRIYSQQQAMNYMISHDMTLHDRANGMEKSILDMETGQRGYVITGNSAYLEPYHSGREQWKREYLELIRMSAGSPEQLERLEQIRSSVEHWIESSGEPAIALKEAGRTEELQRFFREDPGKRDIDHLRSQLAEFREIGKQETAERAAALVTSSSTLKAELYLLLFAAILIALLVILLLSRSIVHTLELVTGTIRSIAAGEENLTTRIDVRSHDEIHDLAEATNALLARVEEENWLKTCFVDVATLYQGSTDIKDFAQTILNWLGRYMDAAYGAVYIRDEESGPLKFVRTAAYAELGEARMQTSFRLGEGLAGQAAAEQRMMVFDPLPDGYVRAGSGLGEAQPRSLILFPVSFEGDTIAVIELASFAPFRERHKELLRRVCETLGIALHSVQGRMEVERLYQESQVLTEELQTQTEELQAQSEELHSQHEELIYSNDALRQSEERLHWQKLTLEKQAEELAAISKYKSEFLANMSHELRTPLNSMLILSQLLAENRDGNLTEKQTEFALTIHASGSDLLRLIDEILDLSKVEAGRMKIEPETFSLRPWITWVERSFEPLADKKGLLFHIAIHPEVPEQIYTDSHRLQQILRNFLSNAFKFTSKGSVALRIDRNETVLRRSDGTSVPAVAFSVIDTGIGIPKNKLELIFEAFQQVDGTTSRRYGGTGLGLTISRELARLLGGTIRVESSEGAGSRFTLYLPERLEDSPSDAADMVPVVEAAASLEAGPQETLRNAPKRLLLVEQDPERRSSISRLIGRSDVSVQAAASAQEALDVFESSSWDGILVRLDPVDRQLPRLLERLEGSDSPFTPPYVLYTDHPLSSREEACLKPHAGRVLRIEDNLEQRLLAETRVLLSQPKEASREGNAAEQPPLQELPQVSFAGRQVLLVEDDIRNVFALSNILEKYGINVLFADNGKEALELLEGHPRIDLVLMDIMMPEMDGYQAIRSIRALPRYRQLPIIALSAKAMKEDRQRCMDAGASDYLSKPVDVRKLVTLLQTWLRPRA
- a CDS encoding alpha-glycosidase; this translates as MLRECFYHVSNSNWAYAYTKEKIHLRFRTKRDDVTEIAAVTGDKYDWDRTYKEYPMLRIASDAYFDYWEATVKPKYKRLTYGFRITAGTETVWMVETGVYNEQPYPPGGYYDFPYIHEIDLFTAPEWAKSAIFYQIFPDRFANGDLENDPEGTEQWGDTPTTDNSFGGDLQGIIDKLDYIVNLGVNAIYLTPVFESPSNHKYDTLDYKKVDPQFGDNAKLKELVEACHDRGIRVMLDAVFNHCSEHFALFQDVVKKGEKSKYADWFHVREFPIEVKDGIPTYDTFGFFQHMPKFNTANPEVKEYLLDVAEYWIKEIKIDGWRLDVANEIDHHFWRDFRKIVKAANPEAYIVGEVWNDSLKWLLGDQFDSVMNYPFSNKVLEFFSSSYMDGYTFANSMGFLLMRYPQQTNEVVFNLLCSHDTPRVLTCVGEDKRRLKLCVVFLLTYIGTPCIFYGDEIGLTGGGDPDCRKCMVWEPEHQDNELYDFYKLLIALRKDYDVLRQGGFRFLKADSGDSRIIYERIDDKMHFTVWMNNTEEETVLSHPMETDDWKDALSQEDVVPENGMMNIKLDPLGYRILYRWL
- a CDS encoding general stress protein — translated: MDKRPRISVVHDANEARDQVRLWVLQGHNKEEIYVLAHDDARTDLVADYSDAEKIGMSEEGVWNSIANMFRSQGDELRAKLKALHVPDAEAERLEQELDDGKIVLLATGGR
- a CDS encoding AI-2E family transporter, whose protein sequence is MVRLPQSRFFRISLGVILILIILNLFIRVSFLFSPLYAIARTILIPFIISGFCYYLLRPLVHLLESRGIRRPSATLVLYIFLADVAALLVVGLGPMLQSQTSLFVQNIPELLEGLTAQMEKMERTRWLSGYFTSDSLNLSAKLSEWISTTMNVATDYLTNALGVMTSTLLIITAIPIILYYLLSDGPKAMDAFLELFPERYQPPVRDMLDDMDKVLSEFMIGRILVCIVVGAMLYIGFLIISLPYPLLLATFAMIMNFIPFIGPLIGLVPCLMIAFTESSGMALWVLLIFIIAKMADNSLVSPQVFGKRMDLHPLTVVILLLVSAETAGIFGMLLSIPVYMVLKIIWLRFKPTLHV
- a CDS encoding SDR family oxidoreductase; amino-acid sequence: MTLMNNQPQQANKRLKDRVALVTGGGSGIGRAAAIRMAEQGAKVVILGRDKEELLEVEKHIKDQGGEACSLKADISIPEQMEKSLKDAADKWGRLDIVFANAGINGVLTSIEAMEVKEWQQVVDINLKGTFLTVKYAIPYLKENGGSIIITSSINGNRVFSNFGFSAYSTTKAGQVAFMKMAALELAKFKIRVNAICPGAISTNIDENTKRKPEVEEIRIPIEFPEGDQPLKQASGSSEQVADLVLFLASNESSHITGTEIYIDGAESLLHG